The following DNA comes from Erigeron canadensis isolate Cc75 chromosome 3, C_canadensis_v1, whole genome shotgun sequence.
TGTTGTAGTCAAAGGTCTTGTAAAAAGGAATGATTTCAATGTATGGGTGATTTATATGCTCTAAAAGTCATGTTTTGGCATTCGGaaatgttgaagttgaaatggtgttttggtttaaCTTTTAGAGTTAAGTGCAGGAAAACCTGATTTTGAACAAGTGGTTTGCCGCAGGTagcccccactgcgccgcagtgggagcctGCTttagctcactgcgccgcagtgggcttttGGTTAATTATTGCCGAGAAAtatcactgcgccgcagtgggtgtgtcctgcctcactgcgccgcagtgagttTTCTTTCACTTAGACAGAGattttccactgcgccgcagtggactttaaaaaaaaaaaaaaattctttcgATTTGCTTTAAGGAGGTTTGGGTCCTTACACTAAATGAGTGCCCGCGTGATACAGCGGCGTTAATAGACAATGTGCTAAATGTCGTGACGACGATAATTTGCAATGTGGAATATAACTCATTGTTACATGTGACTTTAAGTAACTCATATGTATGTTagtatcaaaaataaatataaaatcattttaaagAGCTCATCAATACAGacatatttagaaaaaaactaacatcatcattttcatgATTTAGACAATGAATGTATTTTGTGTTTTACTGGGTAGGGGTTAGGAATTATTAAAGTGGGGGTTAGGAAAAGGAATTAATAGgggtatattttttaaaacagcGAATGACCGGACcacgggtatccggactggATACCGATGGCCTATCCGATCCCCTCCCCCTGCTCGCCCCACCTGGTAAATTCAACTCGCACGCCAAGAATATTGGCCAGCAACAATGCTCGAGACGAGATTCAAACATGTGACCCTTGTTACAACATCCGGGGTGTCCAACCACTGCGCTAGCAAGTGAAGAACAATTAATAAGGGTATTTTGTGTATAAAAAATACTGAATTATTTAAATttccttaaataaaaaaaagtcactTTATTTTATAAGACGTTATAGATAAATAAAGGGGGTGTTATACCAATCTGCAACTTTTTGCTAAGTAACGaaaacccgaaatcaatagatgatttatttttttttaaattatcaaaaaagcTGGGCATCGGTTGGAAGACACCAACACGTTTTATTTGACTAAGTTATCTCTCTTTAGTTTAAACTCGCATGTCAACCTTGGgtacttttactttttatgaaaCCAATTATTCGAGTTAAACTTGCAATAGTTTACATGTTCTTACATAATGCCATAGAGAACACATTATCCCCTGCACTAGAAACTCATATCCACTTCCGTTGATTAAGTTGCCCCGAACCATGAACCATAGACACATGACGTGAGAGATTAATATTCTGTTTGAGTGGCAAATTACTAACTCGACAATGGATCCAATCCAAGTCGGTCAACAAGTTTAGGAGCAATCATCAATTCCTAAAATACCCAATTGCCTTTTATCGACAGATTATtaatgtatatgtttataattattaatataatgtaATGTCTTTGGGTTTTACTTTTATGATgtttttctagtttttttttaatctttaaatgtTTTCATAATGTTGTTATTTAGTAACTTgttagaaaaaatatttattttattggaaaatgattaatctttctaaaaaatagcctaaaaattattttaatatcatatacgtttgacatgtgtaatccacttattatctttctttattttccactTGATTTTTACATGTGACATTTCTctaaaaggattaatcatttttctaatTTGTTTTGAAGAATGATTAATGTGACTAGTTTATATgcttaaagataaaaataaaaaagagatcATTATCAAAAGCGGAAAAAAATGagtaaaaaatatgtataatgtaatattgtaatgtaatatatgaaagtaaaacttattttttcaTTGTCCATTGTTTTATGATAATGAAGTTACTGTATTTTATATGCGATTGTGTGTGTTTGGCACCTGTCGTTGTGCGTTTACGAGTAGCGGCGGCTGCTCTACACTGACGAATGATGATTAACCATCACAATCACAATCACAATCCATCCACTCACTGGTATCATCAATCAATGAAACTTAATTGCCCTATCCACGCATCCATCCCCTCCTCCCTTTAAAACATTTCATTCCcacaatacaataataataataataataatttcatccTCAATTGATTCCATGTCTCTTCATTTTCTCGGTGGCTCCGTTTCTTCACACTACAATTCCCACAATCATTACAATTCCCATTCCCccaaaaaacttaacaaaaacATTCGGACTATTTGTAGTATTATTAACCATTCATCGacccaacaacaacaacaattcttgtGCAGACCCGACTCCCCCGACCAATCTTGTTGCCAACAAACGCCTCTTTTTCTCCTTCAATCAGCAGCAAATGATGTTTGGGTTGCTATGAAAGACGAAGCTCGTTCTGACGTCATTCGCGAACCCATTTTATCCAAGTATTATTTCAGCTTAATCTTGTCTCATCATCTTATGGAAACCGCTCTCGCCAATCATCTTTCTTTAAAGCTCGGAGATTTAAGCCTTCCGAGTGGGACCCTTTATGATCTCTTCATGGGCGTGCTTACACATGACCCCCATATCGTGAATGCCGTGAAACATGATCTAAAAGCCGTTAAAGAAAGGGACCCGGCTTGTATTTCATATGTCCAATGCTTTCTAAACTTTAAAGGTTTTCTTGCGTGTCAAGCTCACAGGATAGCACACCACTTATGGCTGCAGGATAGGAAAGTGATTGCTCTTGTTATTCAAAACCGGGTTTCCGAGGTGTTTGCGTTGGATATACACCCCGGAGCCAAAATCGGCAGAGGGCTTTTGTTCGATCACGCTACGGGTTTAGTTATCGGAGAGACTGCTGTCATCGGTGACAATGTTTCTATTCTGCATAATGTTACGTTAGGTGGGACTGGTAAGATTAGTGGTGATAGACATCCCAAAATCGGAGACGGGGTTTTGATTGGTGCTGGAACTTGTGTTTTGGGTAACGTTAGGATTGGAGATGGGGCTAAAATAGGCGCAGGGTCCGTGGTGCTAAGGGATGTCCCCGCTAGAACCACTGCCGTCGGGAATCCTGCTAAGTTAATCGGCGGAAAACAGAATCCCGTTAAGCTTGATAAGATTCCTGCTCTTACTATGGACCATACTTTACATATTAATGAATGGTCTGATTACGTTATCTAGTTTCCCATTGTTTCAAGTTTCACTATGTGAATCGGATCTTGGATTCCAGAAACATCTAtatctgtttgtttttttggtcAAATTGGGAGTCCAAAAAGATcttttggttttgtttgttgtatatgtatgtatgtgaacTATCACTTAGCTATACCCACAGATTTGATGCTGAGCATTATGAATAAACGAGGATTTGTAGTCTTTTAAACGTTTGCAACTGTTTGTATTGCTTGGATATGTGTTTATGATTGGAGAATTGTATGTTTTTTAGTATTTTCTCATATAATccattttagattttatttgttATGTTAATACTATTGTCAGGTAAATACTGGTAGCAATGCTTTTCTCAAAGGTACCTTTCTAACCATCTGCGCTTTCATTTGGATATCATTTGATTCATCTTTCCTCATAtctatttttaatgtataattGATAAATGCTACTTCTAAAGGACTATAGATAAATGCTTCAATTATAGCTACTCTTCCagctgattttttttttgtatgcaGTTTGCATCTTCACTCATTTTCATTTACTTAAACAGTTGCTTGAACATATCGTATAACTGGGAGACTTTGGCATATTTTGGGTTTGTtggcaaaagaaaaaaatcccATTGACAAATATGACTTTCTGTTGTCTTAGGTCTGATTGGATAGGGTTTACCCACTCACAATCTGccctttttatttgattttatacaCAAAATATACTTTACAACaataatttaacttttaacttttggAAAGGAACAGTTTGTATTGCCATTGACCATTGTACAGTTCAACATGCTTAATACTACAAGTTATTGCTTTTGATAATAAGCTAGTAAATACGAACATTACCGTATGTTTTCGGTGTTGTTAAACTCAAAGGTATATGCAATATCTCCAGCCAGCCCAGCCAACACTGACCTGGACCTATTTTTCACCCTCCCACAGCATACCCATTACGCCACTCCTAACttatttttcttgttcttttgtttttaagtttcCCTGACATTTCAGAATCAGTTATTTCAGCATTGCACTCTCCAATGCTAGCTTTAGCTGAAGCCCAAATGCGCAGGGGTAGAATTATGAATCACTATCACCCTCATAGATTGTTTGGAAGTAACCATAGACTTGATAACCAGAGGATTGACTTTGGATTTGACAGTCAGACAAACTGCAATTAATAGGGGTATTGGCATTACAATAGAACACAAGGCATCTTCTGCTTTTGCAGAAAGCTTAAAGGTTAGGGAAGTCGATGGGGAACCTCTATTAGATACGGATACACTGAAAGCATTACTCAGGTTATTACTACTGTAACAGATAAACTTTGCTCTACGGTGAACTGGATATGTTAATTTGTGCATCCCATAACAGATGCCAGAATCGGCAATCTGAACTCCTTAATACAACAAACCCCCCTCCCCCATTTTTAACtttctgtctttgaaaaacCGATCATACCCTTGACTTTCAACCTCTTTCATATTGCACACATGTTATCTACCAAAAACACCCCAAATAATTTTCACCCCACTCAATTGCCGTAAAATACCTACCCAACCATTTCTATCTCTTCCTctctttcacacacacacacacaaaacacagACCCCCTCTCCCCTTTTTTTTTCGCTCCTCTACCCCCCTGCGGCCTCCATCACAACCGCCATCATTCCTTCCGCCGTCCGTCATCACCACCGCAAATCACGACGACTATCCAtcatcacacacacacagatcGTGTCCCTCCACCCTCTACCTATTCGCTTCCTTAGTACCTACACCAACAGCGCAGCCATCACCACACACACATAGGGTGATAGAGTTTAGATACTCCTATTGGGTTTTCATTGATTCATTTCTTTATGGTTAGTTTCCAgaattagttgttaataatattcttcttttttttttacagattTTTGATGTCAAATTGTTTTCATTATAATTTGATTTACGAATGCCATTTTAGTTTGTTAGGATGATGTACGgggtattattattttataacgCTAAATTAAGGTTCATGTATAAAAGGTTAGGGTGGTTGTTGATTGTTGTTTGGTTgttttgatgttttgatggcGTTAATTCCTCAGATACAGCATTCATTTATTGATGAGTTTAAAAAAGTTTGGGTTGAAAAAGGTTAGAGTCTTATGCAACTTATATTGTAGATATATGTGGATGCTTTTCGTGTTAAACTCAACCCTCAATCTGTGTGATAGTGTTGTATAGACTTGACCTTTGATCCGTAATGTATTTGCAAGCTCATGACTTGGGCGTTGTTTATCATGCCTTCACGCAAAGAGACATTACTGCTGAAGATGTAaggtttatatatgtatgttgttgttgtttcttATTTGGGCTGACCTTTAAAGTATGTTTCACAAGAATTTCATTAGCAATATTGGATATATCCTATTGATGTTTTCCGAATAATTTGTTTGTTGTAGTTAAGATACCATAATGTGTTTCACATTCAAGTGCAGAATATTTTGCAATGtgtcctaatatatatataaactttaaataatttgGTAATGCTATATACCTGAAAGTTATGGTtctgaaaatatgaaattttgtACTATAGGGGAAATGGACTATGTCGTTCTCTAAAAGAGCATGGATGAGCAAATAGCTAGAGCTGAACGGCGGAAGAGAACCTTAAAACATGTGGTTATGTCGCTCGTAATGATTTAAGTATTGGCTCCTTTTTTATTGTGGTCAAGGACCTTAAGGTTATATAGCATAACATAGTGTCAGTCATGGGTGTGAGCCTCATTACTATTTAGAAACACTGTTGTTAAAGGTTGAAACACCCTACTGTCCTTATTCAGGTACGTCATCAACCAAAAAGCGACGCAATGCTGAACTAGATCGCAACAGCAGCCCAGTCACAGTTGGGGAATTAGCTCAGGAGTGGGCACACAAAGGCTATCCaaaaacaaaaccttcaggtacAATCTCAGCATAACAAATTATCTATCATTGTACCAAAAATCATTCCATTACTTTGAACAATCACCTCTTATTAATTTGCAACAGCGACACAT
Coding sequences within:
- the LOC122592505 gene encoding serine acetyltransferase 1, chloroplastic; this translates as MSLHFLGGSVSSHYNSHNHYNSHSPKKLNKNIRTICSIINHSSTQQQQQFLCRPDSPDQSCCQQTPLFLLQSAANDVWVAMKDEARSDVIREPILSKYYFSLILSHHLMETALANHLSLKLGDLSLPSGTLYDLFMGVLTHDPHIVNAVKHDLKAVKERDPACISYVQCFLNFKGFLACQAHRIAHHLWLQDRKVIALVIQNRVSEVFALDIHPGAKIGRGLLFDHATGLVIGETAVIGDNVSILHNVTLGGTGKISGDRHPKIGDGVLIGAGTCVLGNVRIGDGAKIGAGSVVLRDVPARTTAVGNPAKLIGGKQNPVKLDKIPALTMDHTLHINEWSDYVI